The window GATGGACAAGCCGTTCGACATGTTCGCCGTCAACCGGCTGAAGACGCTCTCCCCGATCGTCGTCACCGGTTCGGTGACGGAGAAGTCCAACATCGATGTGCTTGATGATGTCATTCTGGATATGATCCACCGTCTCAGCCCGGTGATGGATCTGACCATCCCGGAAGACCGTTACGACCTGGTGGCCCGCATCCGCAGGGAGGGACAGATCATCACCATCGATTATTCCGGCGAAGGCGTCCACCTGACGGCGCGGGTGCAGAACCCATCGCTCAGGGACCTGCTTGAGCCATTTCTCGCCTTCGCCAAAGCATAAAAAAACGGAGGTCCGAAGATCCCCGTCCTTCCCTCATGCAGAGGATTAGTTGAACAGGTACAGGGCGCCGAGCGCTCCACCCATGGTAAATCCGATCGTCGGGAAGATATCCAGACCCGGACCCAGCATCAGGTAGAAGCTCCACGGAGCCTTGGGGAACTGGTAGTTCAGACGAACAGGCGCCAATGCGGCAAGGTGAAAACCACCGTTGTTGTCATTGGAATCAGGAAGGATGAATCCTACCTGGCCAACCGCACCGACGGTGAGGAACCAGGAACCATCCGTCCAGTCGAAATCAGCGACCTTGAAGTTCACGCCGACATCACCACCAACCCAACCAAGCCAATTGCCATTGGCGGAGCCGAGGGAAACATCACCGATCAAATCAAAGCTGTTGCTCATCTTGTACTGGAACGCCACACCATTGGTGGGCCAGCCCAAGTTCACACCGACTGCGTATTTCGTGGTCGCGGCACCGATGGTGTTGCTTTTTGCGGCAACCGGCGCGATCAACAGGGCAACGACAATCAAAACCAACCAAATCTTTTTCATTGTTTTTTTCCTTCCCGAAGGGATTGAATCCCTTCTCAGTTTCGTAGCGACAAACACTACATTTCTCAACATTACGTGTTGTCAGATATCGACTGCATCATCCCAAAACAGCCAAGAAGTGTCAAGACTGGCGGAAGAGTTCCTATTTGGTTATGATGGCGGCAGAGGTTCGTATGCAAGAGAGACAATTGACCGGCCGCGGTCTTCTTATCGGTCTTGGAGGCTTGGTCGTCATCACGGCAAGCTCGATGTACGTCGCCCTCCGCATGGGGGCGCTTCCCTGGCCTACGGTGTTCGTCACCGTCATCTCCATGGCGGCCCTGAAGAAATGCAAGAACAGTACGATCCATGAGATCAACTGCACCCATACGGTAATGAGCGCCGGCGCCATGGTTGCCGGAGGCTTGGCCTTCACCCTTCCAGGCCTGTGGATGCTGGATCCTTCGGCCAGCATTCCCACCTTCACCCTGATCGCCTTGACCATCGTCGGTACCATCCTCGGCACGGCGTTCACCGCCGTGTTCCGCAGACGGATGATCGAACAGGAACAGCTCCCTTACCCGATGGGACAAGCGGCGTACAACACCCTGTCCGCCGGCATGGAAGGAGGCAAGAACGCCAAGACGCTGTTCGCATCCATGGGCGCCTCCGCCCTGTTCACCGCCATCCGTGACGGAGCGGGGAAAATCCCTTCATTGCTCCAGCTTGCAGCCGGTACAGCGTTCAGCCAGCCCATGTACATCTGGGTTTCCCCGATGGCCGTCGGCATCGGAGCGATCATCGGCCCAGTCCTGGCGTTGGTCTGGCTCCTTGGCATGGTTCTCGGCTACTACGTCATCACCCCGGTGGGATTGGCAACCGGACTGTTTGCCGACATGAACGCCGCTGAGCTGTTCCGACAAAACCTGGGCATCGGCCTGATGATCGGCACCGGCTTGGGTGTTCTGGTGAAAGCAGTGATCCATCTCATCTCCAAACGCACCAAGACGGAACGGAAGAAGCTCACGCCCCGGGCATTATTCTCCCTGTTGCTGCTCTCCCTCCTCTGCATGATCATGCTGACGCTGACCACCAGTGTGACGTTCCCGGAAACGATTGTGTTGGTCATCGGCGTTTTCTGCGCCACCTACCTGTCCAGCATGCTGACCGGCCAGACCGGGATCAACCCGATGGAAATCTTCGGTATTCTGGTGCTGTTGGTCGTCCAGCCGCTGTTCCATCCCGCATTGGCCCCGGCATTCACCATCGTGGCGGTCACTGCCGTGGCGTGCGGACTGGCGGGAGACGTGATGAACGACCTGAAGTGCGGATACCTCCTCGGCGCTGATCCCCGCCAGCAGATCCTCGGCGAAGGCATCGGTGGCGTGGTGGGATCGATTGTTTCGGTGTTTGTCCTGTTGGCGTTGAAGCAGTCATTCGGTTCCTTTGGAACGGCGGAGCTTCCCGCGCCCCAGGCGGCGGCCGTCAGCGCGATGATCGGTGGCCCCAAACAGATGCCGGCCTTTTTGATCGGTTGTGTTGTGGGTCTGGTACTGTTCCTCTGCAACGTCCCGACGGCCACCCTAGGGTTGGGCGTATATCTTTCCACGGCGATCAGCACCATCATGGCGGTGGGTGCGCTGGTCGCGTTGCTGGTCCGTAAAGTCGCCGGACGAGCCAAAACCGACACCAAGCTGGTGGACACCAACCTGGCATTGGTTTCCAGCGGATTCCTTGGGGGTGAAGGAATCACCGGAGTGATCATCGCCATCATCTCCATGTTCTAAGGAAGGAAAAAATGGAAACTACCAAACGGATGCCACTGTCCCTGTATGGACTCTCACCGGAAAACCTGGTCACCGCGCTGGATCTGCAGAGGCCGTACGAAGGCAAACAGATCTATCGCTGGCTGGTCAAAGGAGCTTCATCGTTCTCCGAAATGACCGACCTGTCCAAAGCGGAACGGGAACGGCTGGGGGCTTTGATGCCCAGCCTGTGCAGTTCCACAGTGGAAACCAGTTCCAGTGACGATGACGCCACCAAGCTGGCCATCCGGCTGCACGACGGCGGCTTGATCGAATGCGTCGTCCTGACCAACGGCAAAGGGCAACGCACCGCGTGCCTTTCCAGCCAGGTGGGATGTGCCATGGGCTGCGCGTTCTGCCGCACCGGCACGATGGGGCTGGCCCGCAACCTTGCCACGGAAGAGATCATCGAACAGTTCATCCATCTGTCCAAACTGGGCAAAATCGCCCGCATCGTCTTCATGGGCATGGGAGAGCCGATGGCCAATCTTCCCAACGTGCTCCGCGCCATCCACTTCTTCCATGATCCCGATGGATTCGGCATCAGCTACCGGAGGATCACCATCAGCACGTGTGGCGTCGTGCCGGGCATCGGGAAGATCTCCGAGCTGAAGCTCCCCATCCGGTTGGCCGTCTCCCTGGTGTCGGCGGACGATACGCTGCGTAGCCGCATCATGCCGGTGAACCGCACCTGGAACCTGGCACCGTTGCGCCAGGCGCTGGCAAGCTACCAGCACGACGGTGGTAAACGGTTCACCTTCGAGTACTGCATGCTGGGCGGCGTCAATACGACGGAGTCGGCGGCGAAAAAACTCTCCGCCTACACCAAAGGCCTGGATGTGATCGTCAATCTGATCCCCTACAACGAAGCGGCTGAGTTGCCTTGGCACGCTCCGTCGGAAGAGGAGATCAGATCGTTCACCCATTACCTCGACCTGATGCGCGTCCCCTACACCATCCGCATCTCCCGCGGCGGGAACATCAGCGGGGCGTGCGGCCAGCTGGCCACCAAGGCGATGTCCGGTTACGAAGAGGACGAGGACGACGAACCAGAAGCCCCAGCGCGATAACCAGGACGAGAACGCCCAGCCAGAACGCGCCGGAGATCGTCCGGTCCGCTACCGTTCCCAGCAATGGGGAGAGGAGAATCTCCACGCCATCGAAGCCCATCTGCTGCAGTGACAGCACCGTCGCCCGGTTTCCTTCCCCGGTGAACGAAACCTGGGTGCGCGTCGCGTAGGGAAGAAACAGCGTGCTTCCCAGCCGGAGGGCAAGCACCCCGATGACGGCGCTTGCCATCCCCGTCCCCCACGCCAACGCGACGCACCCTGAAATGGCGA of the Sphaerochaeta sp. genome contains:
- the rlmN gene encoding 23S rRNA (adenine(2503)-C(2))-methyltransferase RlmN, with protein sequence METTKRMPLSLYGLSPENLVTALDLQRPYEGKQIYRWLVKGASSFSEMTDLSKAERERLGALMPSLCSSTVETSSSDDDATKLAIRLHDGGLIECVVLTNGKGQRTACLSSQVGCAMGCAFCRTGTMGLARNLATEEIIEQFIHLSKLGKIARIVFMGMGEPMANLPNVLRAIHFFHDPDGFGISYRRITISTCGVVPGIGKISELKLPIRLAVSLVSADDTLRSRIMPVNRTWNLAPLRQALASYQHDGGKRFTFEYCMLGGVNTTESAAKKLSAYTKGLDVIVNLIPYNEAAELPWHAPSEEEIRSFTHYLDLMRVPYTIRISRGGNISGACGQLATKAMSGYEEDEDDEPEAPAR
- a CDS encoding OPT/YSL family transporter translates to MQERQLTGRGLLIGLGGLVVITASSMYVALRMGALPWPTVFVTVISMAALKKCKNSTIHEINCTHTVMSAGAMVAGGLAFTLPGLWMLDPSASIPTFTLIALTIVGTILGTAFTAVFRRRMIEQEQLPYPMGQAAYNTLSAGMEGGKNAKTLFASMGASALFTAIRDGAGKIPSLLQLAAGTAFSQPMYIWVSPMAVGIGAIIGPVLALVWLLGMVLGYYVITPVGLATGLFADMNAAELFRQNLGIGLMIGTGLGVLVKAVIHLISKRTKTERKKLTPRALFSLLLLSLLCMIMLTLTTSVTFPETIVLVIGVFCATYLSSMLTGQTGINPMEIFGILVLLVVQPLFHPALAPAFTIVAVTAVACGLAGDVMNDLKCGYLLGADPRQQILGEGIGGVVGSIVSVFVLLALKQSFGSFGTAELPAPQAAAVSAMIGGPKQMPAFLIGCVVGLVLFLCNVPTATLGLGVYLSTAISTIMAVGALVALLVRKVAGRAKTDTKLVDTNLALVSSGFLGGEGITGVIIAIISMF